Proteins found in one Geomonas subterranea genomic segment:
- a CDS encoding mechanosensitive ion channel family protein, producing MDNLLYYLKPDEMDPFYLFWAKQALISVCIIAVFYLLSRLLQVLIAKIGTRLCAATETDLDDRILERVSGPAMLLVNCAGLYLAIKRLPLHDKVGIAAAGLLFVVNITILTVIAYRALDELLRAYGARVAGAEVSRQIMPLVEKLCTIFLVVTALIITLKHFNYDILSLVTALGVGSLAIGLAAKDTLANMVSGFTLMIDRPFRIGDRIQLGTQVGDVIDIGLRSTKIKGADNTFLIIPNSELCNSTLVNMAFPDVRVKGRVNIGIGYECDVARAKDLMVQTALSVPDVLNEPKPEAFFMNFGDSSLNLSLFFWVADYTHTVAATDQINGALLQCFQDNGITIPYPTRTVIHEKDTNNAPQD from the coding sequence GTGGATAACCTCCTGTACTACCTGAAACCGGACGAGATGGACCCGTTCTATCTGTTCTGGGCCAAGCAGGCGCTGATTTCCGTCTGCATCATCGCCGTTTTCTACCTCCTCTCCAGGCTCTTGCAGGTGCTGATCGCCAAGATCGGCACCCGTCTGTGCGCCGCCACGGAGACGGATCTCGACGACAGGATCCTTGAGCGGGTCTCCGGGCCCGCCATGCTCCTGGTCAACTGCGCGGGCCTGTACCTGGCCATCAAGCGCCTGCCGCTGCACGACAAGGTCGGCATCGCCGCCGCCGGGCTTCTGTTCGTGGTGAACATCACCATCCTCACCGTGATCGCCTACCGGGCGCTGGACGAGCTCCTCAGGGCGTACGGTGCGCGGGTGGCCGGGGCCGAGGTGAGCCGCCAGATCATGCCGCTGGTGGAGAAGCTGTGCACCATCTTCCTGGTGGTCACCGCACTCATCATCACCCTCAAGCATTTCAACTACGACATTCTGTCGCTGGTCACCGCCCTGGGCGTCGGATCTCTGGCCATCGGTCTTGCCGCCAAGGACACCCTGGCCAACATGGTGTCGGGCTTCACGCTCATGATCGACCGTCCCTTCCGGATCGGCGATCGCATCCAGCTCGGCACCCAGGTCGGGGACGTCATCGATATCGGTCTCAGGAGCACCAAGATCAAGGGGGCGGACAATACCTTCCTGATCATCCCGAACTCCGAGCTGTGCAACTCGACCCTGGTCAACATGGCCTTCCCGGACGTGCGGGTGAAGGGGCGGGTCAACATCGGCATCGGCTACGAGTGCGACGTGGCGCGCGCCAAGGACCTGATGGTGCAGACCGCCCTCTCGGTGCCGGACGTGCTCAACGAGCCCAAGCCCGAGGCCTTCTTCATGAACTTCGGCGACAGCTCGCTGAACCTCTCGCTCTTCTTCTGGGTCGCCGACTACACCCACACGGTGGCGGCCACCGACCAGATCAACGGCGCCCTGCTGCAGTGCTTCCAGGACAACGGCATCACCATCCCGTACCCGACGCGTACGGTTATCCATGAAAAGGACACCAACAATGCCCCACAGGATTGA
- the purB gene encoding adenylosuccinate lyase: MIERYSRPEMTRIWEPENRYAKWLEIEIYACEAHAEMGRIPKEAVSRIRAKASFDVARIDEIERTVKHDVIAFLTSVADYIGDDSRFVHLGLTSSDILDTSFAMLLKEAGELILSDIKRLMAVIKTRAFEHKMTPQMGRSHGIHAEPVTFGLKMALWYDEMARNLKRMESALETISYGKISGAVGTFANIDPQVEEYVCKKAGLKPAPCSTQVLQRDRHAEYFTTLAIIASSIEKFAVEIRHLQRTEVLEAEEFFSKGQKGSSAMPHKRNPVLSENLTGLARLMRGYALSAIENVPLWHERDISHSSVERIIGPDATVTLDFMLNRAIGLIENLVVYPENMMRNLNQMRGLIFSQRVLLKLAEAGASREKAYALVQRNAMKVWEEGKDFQTELLNDEEVASFLPAEEIKEAFDLGYHLKHVDTIFTRVFGG, from the coding sequence GTGATCGAACGTTACAGCCGTCCTGAAATGACCCGCATCTGGGAGCCCGAAAACCGCTATGCCAAGTGGCTCGAGATAGAGATCTACGCCTGCGAGGCCCACGCCGAGATGGGGCGTATCCCGAAAGAGGCGGTCTCCCGCATCAGGGCCAAGGCGAGCTTCGACGTGGCGCGCATCGACGAGATCGAGCGCACCGTAAAGCACGACGTCATCGCATTCCTCACCTCCGTTGCCGACTACATCGGTGACGATTCCCGCTTTGTCCACCTGGGCCTTACTTCCTCCGACATCCTCGACACCTCCTTCGCCATGCTCCTCAAGGAAGCGGGCGAACTGATCCTCTCCGACATCAAGCGCCTCATGGCCGTGATCAAGACCCGCGCCTTCGAGCACAAGATGACCCCGCAGATGGGGCGTTCGCACGGCATCCACGCCGAGCCGGTCACCTTCGGCCTCAAGATGGCGCTCTGGTACGACGAGATGGCCCGGAACCTTAAACGGATGGAGTCGGCCCTGGAGACCATCTCCTACGGCAAGATCTCCGGCGCCGTCGGCACCTTCGCCAACATCGACCCGCAGGTCGAGGAGTACGTCTGCAAGAAGGCGGGGCTGAAGCCCGCTCCCTGCTCCACCCAGGTGCTGCAGCGCGACCGCCACGCCGAGTACTTCACCACCCTTGCCATCATCGCCTCCTCCATCGAGAAGTTCGCAGTGGAAATCAGGCACCTGCAGAGGACCGAGGTGCTCGAGGCCGAGGAATTCTTCAGCAAGGGGCAGAAGGGCTCTTCCGCCATGCCGCACAAGAGGAACCCGGTCCTTTCCGAGAACCTGACCGGCCTCGCCCGCCTTATGCGCGGCTACGCCCTTTCCGCGATCGAGAACGTGCCGCTGTGGCACGAGCGTGACATCTCCCACTCCTCCGTTGAGCGCATCATCGGGCCGGACGCGACCGTCACCCTGGACTTCATGCTGAACCGCGCCATCGGCCTCATCGAGAACCTGGTGGTCTACCCGGAAAACATGATGCGCAACCTGAACCAGATGCGCGGCCTGATCTTCTCCCAGCGCGTGCTCCTGAAGCTCGCCGAGGCGGGCGCTTCCCGCGAGAAGGCCTACGCCCTGGTGCAGAGAAACGCCATGAAGGTATGGGAAGAAGGGAAGGATTTCCAGACCGAGCTCCTGAACGACGAAGAAGTGGCCTCCTTCCTCCCCGCCGAGGAAATCAAGGAAGCCTTCGATCTGGGTTACCATCTGAAGCACGTCGACACTATTTTCACGAGGGTCTTTGGTGGATAA
- a CDS encoding MBL fold metallo-hydrolase encodes MRLSLLASGSKGNSLFLETDSCRLLIDAGLSGRETTNRLASIGVDAATLDGILVTHEHTDHIRSVGTLARRLKIPVLGSSRMLQAAHHVIGKAETVEFEAGASFVFKGVSIDPFPVTHDACDPVGFRIESGEGCIGFATDLGIATRLTQEKLKGCRALVLEFNHDEQMLQDGPYPWHLKQRIRSRHGHLSNAEGANLLEELLHGDLQGVFLSHLSEVNNDPALALAAARGLLSRQNQCGPDLFLGCQHQVSGVFSA; translated from the coding sequence ATGAGGCTCAGCCTCTTGGCAAGTGGCAGCAAGGGGAATTCCCTGTTTCTGGAAACCGATTCCTGCCGTTTGCTGATCGATGCCGGCCTCTCCGGTCGGGAGACCACCAACCGGCTTGCCTCCATCGGCGTCGATGCCGCCACGCTGGACGGCATCCTGGTCACCCACGAGCACACCGACCACATCCGCAGCGTTGGCACGCTGGCCCGGCGCCTGAAGATCCCGGTACTTGGTTCCAGCCGGATGCTGCAGGCGGCGCACCACGTGATCGGCAAGGCTGAGACGGTCGAGTTCGAAGCCGGCGCCTCCTTCGTTTTCAAGGGGGTTTCGATCGATCCCTTCCCGGTGACGCACGATGCCTGCGACCCGGTCGGCTTCCGGATCGAAAGCGGCGAGGGATGCATCGGTTTCGCCACCGACCTCGGGATCGCCACCCGGCTCACGCAGGAAAAGCTCAAGGGGTGCCGCGCGCTGGTGCTGGAATTCAACCATGACGAGCAGATGCTGCAGGACGGACCGTACCCCTGGCACCTCAAGCAGCGCATCCGCTCCCGCCACGGGCACCTCTCCAACGCGGAGGGGGCGAATCTTCTGGAGGAGCTTCTGCATGGCGATCTTCAGGGGGTCTTTCTCTCCCATCTCTCCGAGGTGAACAACGATCCGGCGCTGGCGCTTGCCGCCGCGCGCGGACTTTTGAGCCGTCAGAACCAGTGCGGTCCCGATCTCTTTCTCGGGTGCCAGCACCAGGTAAGCGGCGTATTCTCTGCGTGA
- a CDS encoding phosphoribosylformylglycinamidine synthase subunit PurQ, whose product MTKAKALVITGNGTNCETEAAHACKLGGFDEARIAHIAELLTGEVTLDDYHFLNLTGGFLDGDDLGSAKAQANRLRYAAVEGKEERLVDQITRFIADGKLILGVCNGFQLLVKMGMLPALGGNYLNQTVTLTYNEGGRFQDRWCYLKVDAASPSLYTRGIEGGVYLPVRHGEGKFLVDDAATLEAIEGKHLSCLKYSDKNYTAPTMEFPENPNGSVNAIAGICDETGRIMGLMPHPEAFVHRTQHPRWTREELPEEGEGLIFFKNAAKYVKENF is encoded by the coding sequence ATGACCAAGGCTAAAGCGCTTGTCATAACAGGCAACGGCACCAACTGCGAAACCGAGGCGGCCCACGCCTGCAAGCTGGGCGGCTTCGACGAGGCGCGCATCGCCCATATAGCTGAACTTCTGACCGGTGAGGTGACCCTGGACGACTACCACTTCCTGAACCTTACCGGCGGCTTCCTGGACGGCGACGACCTGGGGAGCGCCAAGGCACAGGCGAACCGCCTGCGTTACGCCGCGGTGGAAGGTAAAGAGGAGCGCCTGGTGGACCAGATCACCCGTTTCATCGCCGACGGCAAGTTGATCCTCGGCGTCTGCAACGGCTTCCAGCTCCTGGTGAAGATGGGAATGCTCCCCGCCCTTGGCGGAAACTACCTGAATCAGACGGTTACGCTGACCTACAATGAAGGCGGCCGTTTCCAGGACCGCTGGTGCTATCTCAAGGTCGACGCCGCTTCCCCGTCCTTGTACACCCGCGGCATCGAGGGGGGCGTCTACCTCCCGGTGCGCCACGGTGAAGGGAAGTTCCTGGTCGATGACGCCGCGACCCTGGAGGCGATCGAGGGGAAGCACCTCTCCTGCCTCAAGTACTCCGACAAGAACTACACGGCACCGACCATGGAGTTCCCCGAGAACCCCAACGGCTCCGTGAACGCCATTGCCGGCATCTGCGACGAGACCGGCAGGATCATGGGGCTCATGCCGCACCCGGAGGCCTTCGTGCACCGCACCCAGCACCCGCGCTGGACCCGCGAGGAACTGCCGGAAGAGGGCGAAGGGCTCATCTTCTTCAAGAACGCGGCGAAGTACGTGAAAGAGAACTTCTAA
- a CDS encoding phosphoribosylformylglycinamidine synthase subunit PurS, protein MPHRIEITLKDEVRDPRGERIKREIAHFLHLEVADVRTIDVYTVDAALSAEELTQVAAGPFSDPVIQNYSIDKPAAAGFDYLVEVGFRAGVTDNVGRTAGEAISYLLGRPLAAGEGVYTSVQYLISGKLAQADAEKIATGLLCNTLIQRYQILDAATFKAQGGVAPFVPKVQVEAKVEVNTINLEVSDEELMRISRDGVLALTLDEMKIIQAHYRDPQVVEKRKSLGLGAAPTDVELEALAQTWSEHCKHKIFSADVTYDDGTGKTEKINSLFKSYIQKTTADVRAAQGDKDYCLSVFKDNAGVIKFNDDWSLVFKVETHNSPSALDPYGGALTGIVGVNRDPFGTGKGAKLIFNTDVFCFADPFYEKELPKRLLHPRRIYEGVVEGVEHGGNKSGIPTVNGSLVFDERFAGKPLVFCGTAGLMPATIKGEPSHQKKIVPGDLIVMTGGRIGKDGIHGATFSSEELNENSPVSAVQIGDPITQKRMFDFLIRARDKALYRFITDNGAGGLSSSIGEMSEECGGCQLDLSKAPLKYPGLAPWEILISEAQERMSLAVPPEKIDEFMEMAKRYGVEATVLGTFTDSGIFHMLYGDKTVAYLPLSFMHAGLPPMQIPARWEKPVHEEPKLAPAADYTTDVKALLSSLNICSKESVVRRYDHEVQGGSVVKPFTGVDNDGPSDAAVVRPILDSFEGVVVGHGICPRYSDIDAYDMAANAIDEGLRNYVAVGGSLDLVAGLDNFCWCDPVLSERTPDGPYKMAQLVRANKALYDYCTVFSMPLISGKDSMKNDFYDGTTKISIPPTLLFSVIGKMEDARLAVTMDVKRAGDQVYLLGATANELGASEYLAQKGFVGNNVPKVDAQAALATYRAYGAALKAGLVASCHDLSDGGLAVAAAESAFAGGFGMDLDLSQVAYKGDAAEKSDIVLLFSESASRLLVTVGAGKEAEFEKAMAGTSFARIGAVTAEPVLKVKGLSGSVVVNAQNAELKAAWQEPLKDL, encoded by the coding sequence ATGCCCCACAGGATTGAGATCACCCTAAAGGATGAGGTTCGCGACCCGCGCGGCGAGCGCATCAAGCGCGAGATCGCGCACTTCCTCCACCTCGAAGTGGCCGACGTGCGCACCATCGACGTCTACACGGTCGACGCGGCACTCTCCGCCGAGGAATTGACCCAGGTTGCCGCCGGCCCCTTCAGCGACCCGGTCATCCAGAACTACTCGATCGACAAGCCCGCTGCCGCCGGTTTCGACTACCTGGTTGAGGTAGGCTTCCGTGCCGGCGTCACCGACAACGTCGGCCGCACCGCTGGCGAGGCGATCAGCTACCTCCTGGGCCGCCCGCTGGCCGCCGGGGAGGGGGTGTACACCTCCGTTCAGTACCTGATCTCCGGGAAGCTGGCCCAGGCCGACGCCGAGAAGATCGCCACCGGCCTTTTGTGCAACACGCTGATCCAGCGCTACCAGATCCTCGACGCGGCGACCTTCAAGGCCCAGGGGGGCGTCGCCCCCTTCGTCCCCAAGGTGCAGGTCGAGGCGAAGGTCGAGGTGAACACTATCAACCTCGAGGTCTCCGACGAGGAACTGATGCGCATCAGCCGCGACGGCGTGCTGGCGCTGACCCTGGACGAGATGAAGATCATCCAGGCGCACTACCGTGACCCGCAGGTGGTCGAGAAGCGCAAGAGCCTCGGCCTTGGCGCCGCGCCCACCGACGTCGAACTGGAAGCCCTGGCCCAGACCTGGTCCGAGCACTGTAAGCACAAGATCTTCTCCGCCGACGTGACCTACGACGACGGCACCGGCAAGACCGAGAAAATCAACTCCCTGTTCAAGAGCTACATCCAGAAGACCACCGCCGACGTGCGCGCTGCGCAAGGGGACAAGGACTACTGCCTCTCCGTCTTCAAGGACAACGCCGGCGTCATCAAGTTTAACGACGACTGGTCCCTGGTGTTCAAGGTCGAGACCCACAACTCCCCGTCCGCCCTCGACCCCTACGGCGGGGCGCTGACCGGCATCGTCGGCGTGAACCGCGATCCGTTCGGCACCGGCAAGGGGGCCAAGCTCATCTTCAACACCGACGTCTTCTGCTTCGCCGACCCGTTCTACGAGAAGGAGCTCCCCAAGCGCCTGCTGCACCCGCGCCGCATCTACGAAGGCGTGGTCGAGGGGGTCGAGCACGGCGGCAACAAGAGCGGCATTCCGACCGTGAACGGCTCGCTGGTGTTTGACGAGCGCTTTGCCGGCAAGCCGCTGGTCTTCTGCGGCACCGCGGGGCTCATGCCCGCCACCATCAAGGGTGAGCCCTCCCACCAGAAGAAGATCGTACCGGGCGACCTGATCGTGATGACCGGCGGCCGCATCGGCAAGGACGGCATCCACGGCGCCACCTTCTCCTCCGAGGAGCTGAACGAGAACTCGCCGGTCTCCGCGGTGCAGATCGGCGACCCGATCACCCAGAAGCGGATGTTCGACTTCCTGATCCGCGCCCGCGACAAGGCGCTCTACCGCTTCATAACCGACAACGGGGCAGGGGGGCTTTCCTCCTCCATTGGTGAGATGTCCGAGGAGTGCGGCGGCTGCCAGCTCGACCTCTCCAAGGCGCCGCTCAAGTACCCGGGGCTGGCTCCCTGGGAGATCCTGATCTCCGAGGCGCAGGAGAGGATGAGCCTCGCCGTGCCCCCCGAGAAGATCGATGAGTTCATGGAGATGGCCAAGCGCTACGGCGTAGAGGCGACCGTGCTCGGCACCTTCACCGATTCCGGCATCTTCCACATGCTCTACGGCGACAAGACCGTGGCTTACCTGCCGCTTTCCTTCATGCACGCGGGGCTGCCGCCGATGCAGATCCCGGCACGCTGGGAAAAGCCGGTGCACGAGGAGCCGAAGCTGGCCCCGGCCGCTGATTACACCACCGACGTCAAGGCGCTTCTCTCCTCCTTGAACATCTGCTCTAAGGAGAGCGTGGTGCGCCGTTACGACCACGAGGTCCAGGGGGGCTCCGTGGTGAAGCCGTTCACCGGCGTCGACAACGACGGCCCGTCGGACGCAGCGGTGGTCCGCCCCATCCTCGATTCCTTCGAGGGGGTCGTGGTCGGCCACGGCATCTGCCCGCGCTACAGCGACATCGACGCCTATGACATGGCGGCCAACGCCATCGACGAAGGCTTGAGGAACTACGTCGCCGTCGGCGGCTCGCTCGACCTCGTCGCCGGTCTGGACAACTTCTGCTGGTGCGACCCGGTCCTCTCCGAAAGGACCCCGGACGGCCCGTACAAGATGGCTCAGCTCGTGCGCGCCAACAAGGCGCTCTACGACTACTGCACCGTCTTCTCCATGCCGCTCATCTCCGGCAAGGACTCGATGAAGAACGACTTCTACGACGGCACCACCAAGATCTCCATCCCGCCGACCCTGCTCTTCTCGGTCATCGGCAAGATGGAGGATGCGCGTCTCGCCGTCACCATGGACGTGAAGCGCGCCGGAGACCAGGTGTATCTCCTGGGCGCCACCGCCAACGAGCTGGGCGCTTCCGAGTACCTGGCGCAGAAGGGCTTCGTGGGCAACAACGTACCGAAGGTCGACGCGCAGGCGGCACTGGCCACCTACCGTGCCTACGGCGCGGCGCTCAAAGCAGGCCTCGTCGCTTCCTGCCACGACCTCTCCGACGGCGGCCTCGCGGTTGCCGCGGCCGAGTCTGCCTTTGCCGGCGGCTTCGGCATGGACCTGGATCTCTCCCAGGTGGCCTACAAGGGTGACGCCGCAGAGAAGAGCGACATCGTACTTCTCTTCTCCGAGTCCGCGTCCCGTCTGCTGGTCACGGTGGGCGCCGGGAAGGAGGCGGAGTTCGAGAAGGCCATGGCGGGGACGAGCTTCGCCAGGATCGGCGCGGTGACCGCCGAGCCGGTTCTGAAGGTGAAGGGGCTTTCCGGGAGTGTGGTGGTAAACGCGCAGAACGCCGAGCTGAAGGCCGCCTGGCAGGAGCCGCTGAAGGATCTGTAA
- a CDS encoding ATP-binding protein: MKMTLEKRILLFSFLILFLTIFIGSGMDIMALRKDQVNALNLRSKGLAVALKSNIEKVINLGLELKDMTGVSEKCREIIEGNPDIAYCVVTELNGRVLFASDPRFMSLPVQQSQKEEARVGEEPVYKRRIAMTVDGSSNSYYDSAVMVMSPYGKPVAQAHVGFSEQVVFDKMKGMVLKTLFLLAFSLVTSFTLIMLFMKRYVMQPISLLLKGVKQISEGAFDTHIGEVQVYEFNELARNVNIMSQFLKNRDAEIKKNYQDMERTFDELQASYRKLEKLSTDLERSEELYKSLMEDASDAIVVIGADESIRMVNKMAEEFFGYDAKELVGLPLTKMLLLLNISNIPKVHRIFREAAEGAHIAEEMQLCRKEGGAMVAMLHASNIKSGAETLVQAIFRDVTREREIILNLEKSSADLARLNRMKDSFLGLASHELKTPLTVIMGYSELITTDLADKVDKTVLEMVVNIANAASRLDNIIKDMVDVSMIDEKRLQLKVEDIQLNRLIEASVNELRFFFSMRKQDVVLNLDESLPTIRGDALRLMQLLSNILGNAIKFTPDGGRITVSSSAKYLLRGPSGSGEGREHHLFLEITVTDTGIGIDREDQLRVFDKFYEVGNIQEHSSGKVAFKAKGAGLGLSIAKGIVDMHGGEIWVESTGYNAERFPGSTFHILLPVSPGLNEGSTDYSRLLR; the protein is encoded by the coding sequence ATGAAAATGACACTGGAAAAACGCATCTTACTGTTCTCCTTCCTGATCCTCTTCCTCACCATCTTCATTGGTTCCGGTATGGACATAATGGCGTTGCGCAAGGACCAGGTGAACGCGCTGAACCTGCGTTCCAAGGGACTTGCCGTCGCTCTCAAATCCAACATCGAGAAGGTCATCAACCTCGGTCTGGAATTGAAGGACATGACCGGTGTGTCCGAGAAGTGCCGCGAGATCATCGAGGGGAACCCCGACATCGCCTACTGCGTGGTCACTGAACTAAACGGCAGGGTGCTCTTCGCCAGCGACCCGCGCTTCATGTCGCTTCCCGTCCAGCAGTCCCAGAAGGAAGAGGCGCGGGTAGGGGAGGAGCCGGTCTACAAGCGCCGTATCGCCATGACCGTGGACGGCTCCAGTAACTCCTACTACGACAGCGCCGTCATGGTCATGAGCCCCTACGGCAAGCCGGTCGCCCAGGCGCACGTCGGCTTCAGCGAGCAGGTCGTCTTCGACAAGATGAAGGGAATGGTGCTGAAGACCCTGTTCCTCCTGGCGTTCTCCCTGGTCACCTCCTTCACGCTCATCATGCTCTTCATGAAGCGCTACGTGATGCAGCCCATCTCCCTGCTGCTCAAGGGGGTGAAGCAGATATCCGAGGGTGCCTTCGACACCCATATCGGGGAGGTGCAGGTCTACGAGTTCAACGAGCTCGCCCGCAACGTCAACATCATGTCCCAGTTCCTGAAGAACAGGGACGCCGAGATCAAGAAGAACTACCAGGACATGGAGCGGACCTTCGACGAGCTGCAGGCCTCCTACCGCAAGCTGGAAAAACTCTCCACCGACCTGGAGCGCTCCGAGGAGCTTTACAAATCGCTGATGGAGGACGCAAGCGACGCCATCGTGGTGATCGGGGCCGACGAGTCCATCCGCATGGTCAACAAGATGGCCGAGGAGTTCTTCGGTTACGACGCGAAGGAGCTGGTGGGGCTGCCGCTCACCAAGATGCTCCTGCTCCTCAACATCAGCAACATCCCGAAGGTGCACCGGATCTTCCGGGAGGCCGCCGAAGGGGCGCACATCGCCGAGGAGATGCAGCTTTGCCGCAAGGAAGGGGGCGCCATGGTCGCCATGCTGCACGCCTCCAATATAAAGAGCGGCGCGGAGACGCTGGTGCAGGCGATCTTCCGTGACGTGACCCGCGAGCGCGAGATCATCCTCAACCTGGAGAAGAGCTCCGCGGACCTGGCGCGCCTGAACCGGATGAAGGATTCCTTCCTCGGGCTCGCCTCCCATGAGCTGAAGACACCGCTCACCGTGATCATGGGGTACTCCGAGCTGATCACCACCGACCTTGCCGACAAGGTGGACAAGACGGTCCTGGAGATGGTGGTCAACATCGCCAACGCCGCTTCGCGCCTGGACAACATCATCAAGGACATGGTCGACGTCTCCATGATCGACGAGAAGCGGCTGCAGCTGAAAGTCGAGGACATCCAGCTGAACCGCCTCATCGAGGCGAGCGTAAACGAACTGCGCTTCTTCTTCTCCATGAGAAAGCAGGACGTGGTGCTCAACCTGGACGAGTCGCTTCCCACCATCCGCGGCGACGCGCTCCGTCTCATGCAGCTTCTCTCCAACATCTTGGGCAACGCCATCAAGTTCACCCCGGACGGCGGCCGCATCACGGTCAGCAGTTCCGCCAAGTATCTCCTGCGCGGCCCCTCGGGGAGCGGGGAAGGGCGGGAACACCACCTGTTCCTGGAGATCACCGTGACCGACACCGGGATCGGCATCGACCGCGAGGACCAGCTGCGTGTCTTCGACAAGTTCTACGAGGTGGGGAATATCCAGGAACATTCCAGCGGCAAGGTCGCCTTCAAGGCCAAGGGGGCGGGCCTCGGCCTCTCCATCGCCAAGGGGATCGTCGACATGCACGGCGGCGAGATCTGGGTCGAATCCACCGGCTACAACGCGGAGCGCTTCCCCGGCTCCACCTTCCACATCCTGCTCCCCGTGTCCCCCGGCCTGAACGAGGGAAGCACCGACTACAGCAGGCTTTTGCGTTAA
- the purF gene encoding amidophosphoribosyltransferase, which yields MMMRRPEEECGIFGVFNHPEASNLTYLGLYALQHRGQESCGIVSSDGSNLHAHKSMGLVADVFGNPDIFKTLPGRSAIGHVRYSTTGSSVIKNVQPINVDYSRGSIAVAHNGNIVNAQIIKDELEAYGSIFQTTMDTEIIVHLLATSKANSLLDRLTDALNRIQGAYCLLFLTESRMVAARDPNGFRPLCLGRQGSAYVVASESCALDLIDAEFIREIEPGEVIVIDKNGLTSFFPLKKAEPTPCIFEFVYFARPDSHIFGKNVYQVRKEQGRQLAREHKVDADIVIPIPDSGVPAALGYAEESGIPFELGLIRNHYVGRTFIEPQQAIRHFGVKIKLNPVREVLKGKRVVVIDDSIVRGTTSRKIVKMIRNAGAAEVHVRISSPPTSYPCYYGIDTPNRKELISSSHSIDEIRRYITADSLGYLSEEGLMSTVGAENAGFCTACFTGGYPVKFPRLMDQQEPQMGLFEKETAEK from the coding sequence ATGATGATGCGCAGGCCCGAAGAAGAGTGCGGCATTTTCGGTGTATTCAACCACCCGGAGGCGTCGAACCTCACTTACCTCGGGCTCTACGCCTTGCAGCACAGGGGACAGGAAAGTTGCGGTATCGTCTCCTCCGACGGAAGCAACCTGCACGCGCATAAAAGCATGGGACTCGTGGCCGACGTCTTCGGCAACCCCGACATCTTCAAGACACTGCCCGGCCGTTCCGCCATCGGCCACGTACGTTACTCGACCACCGGTTCCTCGGTGATCAAGAACGTCCAGCCCATCAATGTGGACTACTCCCGCGGCTCCATCGCGGTCGCCCACAACGGCAACATCGTCAACGCCCAGATCATCAAGGACGAGCTGGAGGCGTACGGTTCCATCTTCCAGACCACCATGGACACCGAGATCATCGTCCATCTGCTCGCCACTTCCAAGGCCAACTCGCTGCTCGACCGCCTCACCGACGCGCTGAACCGGATCCAGGGCGCATACTGCCTCCTTTTCCTGACCGAGAGCCGCATGGTGGCGGCGCGCGACCCCAATGGCTTCCGCCCGCTCTGCCTTGGGCGCCAGGGGAGCGCCTACGTGGTCGCCTCCGAGAGCTGCGCACTTGACCTGATCGATGCCGAATTCATCCGCGAGATCGAGCCCGGCGAGGTGATCGTCATAGACAAGAACGGCCTGACCTCCTTCTTTCCGCTCAAGAAGGCCGAGCCGACCCCCTGCATCTTCGAGTTCGTCTACTTCGCCCGTCCCGACTCGCACATCTTCGGCAAGAACGTGTACCAGGTGCGCAAGGAGCAGGGGCGCCAGTTGGCCCGCGAGCACAAGGTCGATGCCGATATCGTCATTCCGATCCCGGACTCCGGCGTCCCGGCGGCGCTCGGCTACGCCGAGGAATCCGGCATCCCGTTCGAGCTCGGTCTGATCCGCAACCACTACGTCGGGCGCACCTTCATCGAGCCGCAGCAGGCCATCCGTCACTTCGGCGTCAAGATCAAACTGAACCCGGTGCGGGAGGTGCTGAAAGGGAAGCGCGTTGTCGTCATCGACGACTCCATCGTGCGCGGCACCACCTCCAGAAAGATCGTGAAGATGATCCGTAACGCCGGAGCCGCCGAGGTGCACGTGCGCATCTCGTCGCCCCCCACAAGCTATCCCTGCTACTACGGCATCGATACCCCCAACCGCAAGGAGCTGATCTCCTCGTCCCATTCCATCGACGAGATCCGCCGCTACATAACCGCTGACTCGCTCGGCTACCTTTCCGAAGAAGGTCTCATGTCTACCGTCGGCGCCGAGAACGCCGGCTTCTGCACCGCCTGCTTTACCGGGGGATACCCGGTTAAATTCCCGCGTCTGATGGATCAGCAAGAGCCCCAGATGGGACTATTTGAAAAGGAGACTGCCGAGAAATGA